A window of Cryptomeria japonica chromosome 3, Sugi_1.0, whole genome shotgun sequence contains these coding sequences:
- the LOC131034243 gene encoding pentatricopeptide repeat-containing protein At3g12770, with product MEPVCIMEQYGISLPFLDKNCLDYKEGKRFHATIIKIGVKLGIYFANKLIIVYSKHSGIADARQLFDEMSDRNVISWTALIAAYAHQNNGQVALRHFEQMQREGVKPNHFTFSSVLSACREAQVGKQLHARAITHGFHSDVVVSNAVINAYVKCGEMRDAHKVLSHSHTNNVVSWTSIVAGYGKCGNIEVARRVFDQMPYRNVVSWNAMIAAYAQQDDGTEALSLFHQMRQSCPPMTFTFSTFATLLSVSARLPSLQQGKLLHAHILKCSLFQHKDVVLESSLVDMYAKCGSIEDARLIFEAMPEKNVVSWTAMIDGYGKHGQAKEALRLFEQMRYQQTSNWGIEPNDVTFLSVLSACSHAGLVDEGFHLFHCMNRYHNISPRPEHYASMVDLLARAGCLVEARALINKMPEEVKARAEVWGALLGACRYTANVQLANHVAQRLFLLKPQHTGTYIALSNVYAAAGMDTDAAKVIKVMKDRGIKMEPGCSWIEVGKDVHRFLVGDKFHPQTEQIHATWIKLEKQMKEAGYVSETNLTFNEMGEEHREPISCLHSEKLAITFGLISTPPGSSIRIFKNLRVCLDCHIATKIISKIVDREIIVRDVNRFHHFKNGLCSCGDFW from the coding sequence ATGGAGCCGGTATGTATTATGGAGCAGTATGGCATATCCCTGCCATTTCTTGACAAGAATTGTCTCGATTACAAGGAGGGAAAGCGATTCCACGCAACCATTATTAAAATTGGAGTCAAGCTGGGCATCTATTTCGCCAACAAGCTAATCATCGTATATTCGAAACATAGCGGTATCGCAGATGCACGCCAACTGTTTGACGAAATGTCTGATAGAAACGTAATCTCATGGACAGCGCTAATCGCTGCCTATGCCCACCAAAACAATGGCCAGGTGGCTCTCCGTCATTTTGAGCAAATGCAGAGGGAAGGAGTGAAGCCAAATCACTTCACCTTCTCCTCTGTGCTGAGCGCATGCCGGGAGGCGCAAGTGGGGAAGCAGCTGCATGCCCGTGCGATAACCCATGGATTTCACTCCGACGTTGTGGTGAGCAATGCTGTTATTAACGCGTATGTAAAATGCGGGGAAATGAGAGATGCCCACAAAGTACTCTCTCACTCGCACACAAATAATGTGGTTTCATGGACTTCCATAGTTGCAGGCTATGGAAAATGCGGTAACATTGAGGTTGCACGCCGAGTGTTTGACCAAATGCCTTACAGAAATGTGGTGTcgtggaatgctatgattgcagcaTACGCCCAGCAGGATGATGGGACAGAAGCTCTATCACTTTTTCACCAAATGAGACAGTCCTGCCCGCCAATGACCTTCACCTTCTCTACATTTGCTACTCTTCTGTCAGTCTCTGCCCGCTTGCCCAGCTTACAACAGGGTAAATTACTGCATGCCCACATACTCAAATGCTCTTTATTTCAGCATAAGGATGTGGTGTTAGAGAGCAGCCTGGTTGACATGTATGCCAAGTGTGGGAGCATAGAAGACGCCCGCCTCATATTTGAAGCAATGCCTGAAAAAAACGTTGTTTCATGGACAGCAATGATTGATGGGTATGGCAAACATGGACAGGCGAAGGAGGCTCTCCGTCTGTTTGAACAAATGCGGTATCAGCAGACTTCAAATTGGGGTATAGAACCCAATGATGTGACCTTCTTGAGCGTTCTATCTGCTTGTAGCCATGCTGGCCTAGTAGATGAAGGCTTCCACTTGTTTCACTGTATGAACCGTTATCATAATATATCTCCAAGGCCAGAGCACTATGCTTCCATGGTTGATCTTCTTGCTCGAGCAGGCTGCCTAGTGGAAGCTCGTGCTTTAATCAATAAAATGCCGGAGGAAGTAAAAGCAAGGGCAGAAGTGTGGGGGGCCTTACTTGGTGCTTGCAGATACACTGCCAATGTTCAACTAGCAAACCATGTCGCCCAGCGGCTTTTTCTCTTGAAACCACAACACACTGGGACATACATTGCACTCTCCAATGTGTATGCTGCAGCTGGCATGGACACTGATGCAGCAAAGGTAATCAAAGTAATGAAAGACAGGGGAATAAAAATGGAACCAGGATGCAGCTGGATTGAGGTGGGGAAAGACGTGCACCGATTTCTTGTAGGTGATAAGTTCCACCCTCAGACGGAGCAGATCCATGCAACTTGGATTAAATTGGAGAAGCAAATGAAGGAAGCTGGTTATGTGTCTGAAACAAATCTCACGTTTAATGAAATGGGAGAGGAACACAGGGAGCCAATTAGCTGTCTTCATAGTGAGAAGTTGGCCATTACATTTGGGCTTATTAGCACGCCCCCCGGGTCATCTATACGAATTTTTAAGAACCTTCGTGTGTGCTTGGACTGTCATATTGCTACCAAGATCATCTCCAAGATTGTTGAtagggaaattattgtaagggatGTTAACCGCTTCCATCATTTCAAAAATGGACTCTGTTCGTGTGGCGATTTTTGGTGA